One part of the Granulicella arctica genome encodes these proteins:
- a CDS encoding thioredoxin family protein, protein MAILEELCVLPRTPKSDFRISIRTTLLLVAAMVILASGALFAQVAAAPSTVPFVKKHIYSETANPRADIAAALQQARREHKRVILDFGGDWCGDCQVLDIYFHQSPNEELLNKNFVLVHVFIGHLDLNVDIAEKYGIPLKKGVPALAVVNFHGKVLYSQQTGEFEDMRNMNVQSVTDFLKRWKA, encoded by the coding sequence ATGGCTATCCTTGAGGAACTCTGCGTCCTGCCCCGCACTCCGAAGAGTGATTTTCGTATTTCCATTCGAACGACTCTGCTGCTTGTAGCGGCGATGGTGATCCTTGCTTCGGGCGCGCTCTTCGCCCAGGTTGCTGCTGCACCTTCTACCGTACCCTTCGTCAAGAAGCATATCTACTCCGAGACGGCGAACCCTCGTGCCGATATCGCCGCTGCTCTCCAGCAGGCGAGGCGAGAGCATAAACGAGTCATCCTGGACTTCGGCGGGGACTGGTGTGGTGACTGTCAGGTGCTCGATATCTACTTTCACCAGAGCCCCAATGAGGAGCTTCTGAATAAAAACTTCGTGCTGGTTCATGTCTTTATCGGTCACCTGGACCTGAACGTAGACATTGCGGAGAAGTATGGCATACCGCTGAAGAAAGGTGTTCCGGCGCTGGCTGTGGTCAACTTTCATGGCAAGGTTCTCTATTCTCAACAGACCGGCGAGTTCGAAGACATGCGCAACATGAATGTTCAGTCTGTCACCGACTTTTTGAAGCGGTGGAAGGCATAG
- a CDS encoding VWA domain-containing protein, which yields MRACTFLRLGPAVSVFFALLPTMQAQHPTLQTPAASTQPAATTTPAAQEPVSTVPTLSVDARLVNLPVVVRDKNGALVQNLTEADFVLQVDGHPQTIRYFDLDSNLPLTLGLLVDTSMSQRNVLDEERSASSAFLDQMLTGPKDQAFVVQFARQIELLQDLTSSRPKLQAALKDLDTSNPSSPSDSNDTDDSNGHHNRAGGTTLYDSVFLASDELMSKQKGRKAVILLTDGDDRGSKETLVKAIEATQRADTIIYAIYFKGEEPRPDNDNGNHRGGGFPRSGGIGFPGSGGGYPGGGGNGGGNRPSQQPTNRTDGKKTLERMAQETGGRMFEVSKKQPVADIYTEIGKELRGQYRLGYTPDQATAADGYHQIDLSLSGSDKKKLTIQTRDGYYTGQ from the coding sequence GCAACCCGCTGCTACGACTACTCCTGCGGCTCAGGAGCCGGTATCGACGGTGCCTACGCTTTCGGTCGATGCTCGGCTGGTCAATCTGCCGGTTGTCGTTCGGGATAAGAATGGCGCGCTGGTGCAGAACCTTACCGAGGCGGACTTTGTTCTCCAGGTCGATGGACACCCGCAGACGATCCGTTACTTCGATTTGGACTCGAATCTGCCGCTGACGCTGGGGCTACTCGTCGATACGAGCATGAGCCAGCGCAATGTGCTCGATGAGGAGCGGTCGGCGAGCTCGGCGTTTCTCGACCAGATGCTGACTGGCCCGAAGGATCAGGCTTTCGTCGTCCAGTTTGCGAGGCAGATCGAGCTGTTGCAGGACCTCACCAGCTCGCGGCCGAAGCTACAGGCGGCTTTGAAGGACCTCGATACATCGAACCCGTCCTCTCCGTCCGACTCAAACGATACGGATGACTCCAATGGCCATCACAATCGTGCTGGAGGAACGACCTTGTATGACTCGGTGTTTCTGGCGTCGGACGAGTTGATGTCGAAGCAGAAGGGCCGGAAGGCGGTCATCCTGCTGACCGATGGCGACGATCGCGGCAGCAAGGAGACGCTGGTGAAGGCGATCGAGGCCACGCAGCGGGCCGACACGATTATTTATGCCATCTATTTCAAAGGGGAGGAGCCGCGCCCAGATAACGACAACGGCAATCACCGGGGTGGGGGCTTCCCGCGAAGCGGTGGTATCGGCTTTCCGGGTAGCGGGGGAGGCTATCCGGGCGGAGGCGGCAATGGGGGAGGGAATCGTCCGAGCCAGCAGCCGACGAACCGTACCGATGGAAAGAAGACTCTCGAGCGTATGGCGCAGGAGACCGGAGGGCGGATGTTCGAGGTGAGCAAAAAGCAGCCGGTTGCGGATATCTACACCGAGATCGGCAAGGAGTTGCGGGGGCAGTATCGTCTCGGCTATACGCCGGATCAGGCGACGGCGGCAGATGGGTACCACCAGATCGATCTCTCGCTCAGTGGCTCCGACAAGAAGAAGCTGACGATCCAGACGCGAGATGGGTATTACACCGGGCAATAG
- a CDS encoding YihY/virulence factor BrkB family protein encodes MNSASNSPPRRPHRFQRILPHTLGRMLVQAIARAIDHDVVNIAQSAAYSAIVALFPALIVAAAAVSLLPDSTPLRFQMGILFDRILPPDVSPILQSYFVTSPHSRHSAHVLIVAVFVSLSGASGVIATLMEGIRRANQLPEDCWTFWQRRSRSLLLVPLSLVPLMIASLLVVFGHLMTLWLGAHVMESIRTIVYIFAVLLRWGIVLTGSVGLIALQYHMGTPKRQSWPGVLPGAIVATALWFLTTLIFGWYVTRFANYSQVYGSLGAGIALLFWLYIICLSVLCGAEFNVQFQLRFNSTFQQPNSNDSPA; translated from the coding sequence TTGAACAGCGCCTCGAATAGCCCACCGCGAAGACCTCATCGGTTCCAGCGCATCCTGCCCCACACGCTTGGTCGGATGCTCGTGCAGGCGATTGCGCGGGCGATAGATCATGACGTTGTCAATATCGCTCAGTCGGCTGCGTATTCCGCGATTGTGGCGCTGTTTCCCGCGCTGATCGTGGCGGCTGCGGCTGTCTCGCTGCTTCCGGATAGCACGCCGCTGCGCTTCCAGATGGGGATCTTGTTCGACCGTATACTGCCGCCGGATGTTAGTCCCATCCTGCAAAGCTACTTTGTGACGAGCCCTCATAGCCGGCACTCTGCACATGTGCTGATCGTGGCGGTATTTGTAAGTCTTAGCGGAGCCTCCGGGGTGATTGCGACGCTGATGGAGGGGATTCGCCGAGCCAATCAGCTTCCGGAGGACTGCTGGACCTTCTGGCAGCGCCGCAGCCGCTCCCTTCTGCTTGTGCCGCTTTCGCTTGTGCCACTGATGATCGCCAGTCTGCTCGTCGTCTTTGGACACTTGATGACGTTGTGGCTGGGGGCGCATGTGATGGAATCAATACGCACCATCGTCTACATCTTTGCGGTCCTTCTTCGCTGGGGCATTGTGCTGACCGGCAGCGTTGGGCTGATCGCGCTGCAATATCACATGGGAACGCCCAAGCGTCAGTCCTGGCCAGGTGTATTGCCTGGAGCCATCGTGGCTACGGCGCTGTGGTTCCTGACGACGTTGATCTTCGGGTGGTACGTGACCCGCTTCGCCAATTACAGTCAGGTCTATGGCTCACTTGGTGCCGGTATTGCGCTTCTTTTCTGGCTGTACATCATCTGCCTCAGCGTGTTGTGCGGAGCGGAGTTCAATGTACAGTTTCAGTTACGGTTCAACTCCACGTTCCAACAACCAAATTCAAACGATTCACCCGCCTAG